The Oscillatoria acuminata PCC 6304 genomic interval GTCCTTGGTCAACTTGGCTATAAGGGCGATCGCTGACCAAGAACGGTTCATTTACTGAGCCATCCGGACTTGTTCCGGGGTCCAGCTTGTCTGGGGTGCTGGAGGACGGGCGGTCCGCAGGTGGGGTTGCAAGACATCGTGAACCACACCGCTTTGAGTGCTGACTTGAACACAACTGGGGGTAAACAGGAAAATGCTTTCCCCAATTCGTTCTTGATGCCCATCTAAGGCATAAGTCCCACCAGCAATAAAATCAACGGCTCTTTGAGCTTGGTCCGGATCCATCATCGTCAGATTGAGGACGACGGATTTGCGTTCCCGCAGGGCTTGAATGGCTTGAGGCATTTCCTCAAAGGATTTCGGCTCCATCACCACCACTTCAGAAATGCCGTTGGCGGCTCCCGGTAGACCGATCACGTTATTGATAGCATTCATACTTGATCCCATTGCGCCTTCTGATCCCACCATTCCCATTCCGGTTGGGGTCGTCCGCAAAGGAGTGCGATTCCGGCGTGCTTCTGCTTCGGGAGAGGCTGCGGGTTGGTCTTGGTAAAGGTTTTGGTATCCTTCTCCTTCTATTTCGTCGTACTCATACTCATAATCCACGGATTCGTTGAGTCCGACCATATCTCGTAGCTTAGAAAAAATCGTATTCACGGCTTTTGCTCCATCAAAACTAGGGTAACATCAGGGCATTCTCTATCAAATCCCCATTCCAGCCCAAATCAATTTTGGATGTTAGTTCGGTATAGACTCAGGTGCCGACTCAATCAACCCCTGATCTGGGGTGGAGTTCCAACGACTGAGTGCGGCTTAACCTTTGGCTCCCGCTTCGGTTATAGATGCCCTTGAGCGTGACTGAGCGCCGGGGTAAACCCCGTTGAGGACGGAACTCTCTCCTAATAGGAAATGCGCTCCATTCGCCATGCCCAACCCTACCCAAGTTATCAGTTTATTGTATATTGCCATAAGTTGCCGATTATGCCCAAAAATTTCCAGACTTTTTGCTGGGAATTTGGTGCAATCGGGGGCGGTAGTTGATCACTATAATTGAAAACTGGATTTGAACGGGATTTGAACGGGATTTTTGGGGGAGGGAACCGGGAGAAAAGCCGATCGCGATTGGGATTGGACTAAAGGGGGTGAGGGGAAATGATTCGCCCACTTTTTCCTTAATTGTAACGGTCCTGGGCTAGATTTTACGGCGATCGCTCTCCAAATAGGATTGTCCCTAGTCTGACCATTGTGGACCCGGCTTGGACGGCTAAATGATAATCCCCTGACATTCCCATCGATAACTCCTGCATGGAAATGTTATCCCAATTTTGGGCCTGGATTTCTTGAGCGAGTTGACGAGCGCGCTCGAACAGGGCCAGGGTTTTTGCTTGATCCAATCCCAATGGGGGAATGGTCATTAATCCTTTGATTTCTAAGTTTTTACACTGATTTAGGGTCGCTAAATCCCCGATAAGTTCAGGAATCTGCCACCCAGATTTGTTGGGGTCGGGTAGGATTTTTACTTGAAGGCAGACTTTTGGTTTAACCTCAAGTCCTTCCGCCAAGCGATCGACTCGTTG includes:
- a CDS encoding cell division protein SepF; translated protein: MNTIFSKLRDMVGLNESVDYEYEYDEIEGEGYQNLYQDQPAASPEAEARRNRTPLRTTPTGMGMVGSEGAMGSSMNAINNVIGLPGAANGISEVVVMEPKSFEEMPQAIQALRERKSVVLNLTMMDPDQAQRAVDFIAGGTYALDGHQERIGESIFLFTPSCVQVSTQSGVVHDVLQPHLRTARPPAPQTSWTPEQVRMAQ
- a CDS encoding YggS family pyridoxal phosphate-dependent enzyme, giving the protein MTIAQRIAQIRAHLPESVRLIAVTKQVSVDAMMQAYQAGIRDFGESRLQEAQAKSEQLGDLPGLTWHLIGHLQSNKVKPALDHFHWIHSIDSLKLAQRVDRLAEGLEVKPKVCLQVKILPDPNKSGWQIPELIGDLATLNQCKNLEIKGLMTIPPLGLDQAKTLALFERARQLAQEIQAQNWDNISMQELSMGMSGDYHLAVQAGSTMVRLGTILFGERSP